One window from the genome of Toxotes jaculatrix isolate fToxJac2 chromosome 17, fToxJac2.pri, whole genome shotgun sequence encodes:
- the LOC121197482 gene encoding pentraxin-related protein PTX3-like: MHVFRIWHVLCVLGFVVASLCVNEVEFEQNYADNYDNEISQDQQEGDSPTTPCQAADFSRWDKLFIALEDSHMRQNMLLQSLEQCCGGMVSLRTQVEKLARGACQQCVPTMASACRAQAEQTSLRLQQGLVELREEEAERERRLNSTLEMLLHSSHEENARLKRLEESSGHRKVPSGPTDSRMGHQPTPRPGGLGSVFTPGMKPFPSGLKEQEVTSPLDMASMERALVAIATELQRVHLQLSRVIEQAGTLRKDRGDT; encoded by the exons ATGCATGTGTTCAGGATCTggcatgtgctgtgtgtgcttggCTTCGTGGTTGCATCCTTATGTGTGAACGAGGTTGAGTTTGAACAGAACTACGCAGACAACTATGACAATGAGATTTCTCAGGACCAGCAGGAGG GGGACTCTCCAACCACACCATGCCAGGCCGCAGATTTCTCCCGCTGGGACAAGCTTTTCATCGCTCTGGAGGACTCCCACATGAGGCAGAACATGCTGCTGCAGTCTCTGGAGCAGTGCTGTGGAGGAATGGTCTCTCTCAGGACTCAAGTGGAGAAGCTGGCCAGGGGGGCATGCCAGCAGTGCGTACCCACCATGGCGTCAGCTTGCAGGGCACAAGCAGAGCAGACGAGTCTTAGGTTGCAACAAGGTCTGGTGGagctcagagaggaggaagcagagagggagaggaggttAAATTCTACCTTGGAGATGCTCCTGCACAGTAGTCATGAGGAGAATGCACGGCTGAAGCGGCTGGAGGAAAGTAGTGGTCACAGAAAGGTGCCATCAGGACCAACAGACAGCAGGATGGGACACCAACCAACACCAAGACCTGGAGGTTTAGGGTCAGTTTTTACTCCGGGGATGAAGCCGTTCCCATCTGGGCTGAAAGAGCAGGAAGTGACTTCACCGCTGGACATGGCCTCGATGGAAAGAGCCCTGGTTGCCATAgcaacagagctgcagagggttCACCTGCAGCTGAGCAGAGTGATAGAGCAGGCAGGAACATTgaggaaggacagaggagacacatAA
- the LOC121197717 gene encoding endophilin-B1-like, translating into MDLTRLAVDAGQFINRAVQFTGESIGQADKTELDPGLEELLALADATKTYTDKIISQTEVLLQPNPGARLEDRLYEHLDWNAPPRPRALEDLGNQMTQAGLEIGSNTPYGTALLRCGEVQRQLGETERKFVQSTNIHFLTPLRSFTEGEYRAIQDERRMLLNKRLDLDIAKTRLKKAHEADRENRNLNANPLDDDYMSHVSYMFSFLRVKWLKIWAQEISQAEMELRICQSLFDRQSEITRRVLEGIRNTHTNHMRSLTDFVEAQASYFDQCNQHAQELQKQLASVPAVLCSNNWQSAISNQPSTSNHVASEPVGLHQVTPIPVVVHQLPDFDQDSWTPNPPPGTEKISSDSSVTSQPVDQTNNNNNNNVCSSDSQEIRYRSAFDDVRMSNSDSHPTDQHSAPTRMVSAHVTPNGTTAESSASSQTATFSATAAMTNGAGSAMTTTSSQPSQLSEAVNESQTANAVANGTMTTSAVADEPQTTNETASQQPTANGDDVRESSSAIQDVVQ; encoded by the exons ATGGATTTGACGCGGTTGGCGGTGGATGCCGGGCAGTTCATCAACCGGGCTGTTCAG TTCACGGGGGAGAGTATTGGCCAGGCGGACAAGACAGAGTTGGACCCCGGTCTGGAGGAGCTCCTGGCCCTGGCAGACGCCACCAAGACTTACACGGACAAGATAATCTCCCAGACTGAGGTTTTACTGCAGCCTAACCCCG GAGCGCGGTTAGAGGACCGGCTGTATGAGCATCTGGATTGGAACGCCCCACCCCGGCCTCGTGCCCTTGAGGATCTAGGAAATCAAATGACCCAGGCTGGGCTAGAGATTGGGTCCAACACACCCTATG GAACTGCACTGCTAAGATGTGGAGAAGTTCAGAGGCAGCttggtgagacagagagaaagtttgTCCAAAGCACGAACATCCACTTTCTCACCCCTCTGAGGAGTTTCACTGAGGGGGAATACAGAGCcatacag GACGAGCGCCGGATGTTGCTGAATAAGCGTTTGGACTTAGACATAGCTAAAACTAGGCTGAAGAAAGCCCACGAGGCTGACCGAGAGAACAGA AACCTGAATGCAAACCCACTGGATGATGACTACATGTCCCATGTCTCCTACATGTTCAGCTTCCTTCGTGTTAAATGGCTAAAG ATATGGGCTCAGGAAATCTCTCAG gcagAGATGGAACTAAGAATCTGTCAAAGTCTGTTCGACCGGCAGTCAGAAATTACAAGACGGGTTCTGGAAGGAATCAGGAACACACAC ACCAACCACATGCGGAGCCTGACTGACTTTGTGGAGGCTCAGGCCTCTTACTTTGACCAGTGCAACCAACATGCGCAAGAGCTTCAGAAACAGCTGGCAAG cgttccagcagtCCTCTGCTCCAATAACTGGCAGTCAGCAATTAGTAATCAGCCATCAACAAGCAACCACGTGGCCAGTGAGCCCGTTGGATTACATCAGGTCACTCCAATTCCTGTAGTTGTCCATCAACTTCCAGACTTCGACCAGGACTCATGGACTCCAAATCCACCACCCGGAACTGAAAAAATCTCATCAGATTCCTCTGTAACCTCACAGCCTGTGGACCAgacaaataacaacaataacaacaacgtCTGCTCAAGTGACAGCCAAGAAATCCGGTACCGTTCAGCATTTGATGATGTCCGTATGTCAAATTCCGACAGTCACCCGACAGATCAGCACTCAGCACCCACCAGGATGGTCAGCGCACACGTGACACCTAACGGAACAACTGCTGAGTCTTCAGCTTCAAGCCAGACAGCGACATTTAGCGCGACAGCTGCAATGACTAATGGTGCAGGTAGTGCAATGACAACAACATCCTCTCAACCTTCACAACTCAGTGAAGCTGTGAACGAGTCTCAGACAGCAAATGCGGTGGCAAATGGGACCATGACAACCAGTGCCGTGGCTGATGAGCCCCAAACTACCAATGAAACGGCTAGTCAGCAGCCGACCGCTAATGGAGACGATGTCCGGGAGTCATCATCAGCCATTCAGGATGTGGTTCAGTAG
- the slc35g2a gene encoding solute carrier family 35 member G2a, protein MESTHLLGSSKKRVKIHPHTVTAKYATHTPYSPQPGVHTHFPQPGDEGYDDAPSFEDFGSFLEETSDRKQLTESRRWPLTLFGSRDKDKDTALKPQAAGGGDGSEGGAKATKGSGRGVGEQLASFGEASVSASRLTWVGLLGAALAHGCLIVLTRLASERFNLGPLFLLLVRSIVQLLSVAVPLHRGENPFGPEGYRLRLLCYGIAYSLSLCCAYSSLTFISPGNATTTWRLATTALSATLAFLLLEERLGLADGITLAAGLCGLGLVLLPTADESNSDSPTDPLVFWRGAFGWSLSALAGLWMALALVGYRSLKERVGVGTALFTVSWTGCLLAPASLALLQEGWSWPMSGTAWGLILGLVACSVAAFLGMTHALTRLHPALVSASQSLEVPVAMLLHLAVLPLVPTAPEVVGNAMVILSVSWLVAMKLLPSRGGGRRQREEYEEILDSPIK, encoded by the coding sequence ATGGAGTCCACTCACCTCCTGGGCAGCTCTAAGAAGAGAGTAAAGATCCACCCTCACACTGTCACAGCCAAGTACGCCACACACACCCCATACTCCCCTCAACCTGGAGTGCACACACATTTCCCTCAACCCGGGGACGAAGGCTACGACGATGCCCCATCTTTTGAGGACTTTGGCTCCTTTCTGGAGGAGacatcagacaggaaacagctgacagagagcaggaggtggcctctgactctgtttggctccagagacaaagacaaggatACAGCCCTCAAACCTCAAGCTGCCGGGGGAGGAGATGGGAGTGAGGGGGGAGCCAAAGCAACCAAGGGGTCTGGAAGAGGGGTGGGGGAACAGCTGGCCAGTTTTGGGGAGGCGTCTGTGTCTGCCTCTCGGCTCACCTGGGTGGGGCTGCTCGGTGCCGCACTGGCTCACGGCTGTTTGATCGTTCTGACCCGCCTGGCCTCTGAGCGCTTCAACCTTGGCCCCCTGTTTCTACTCTTAGTTCGATCCATCGTCCAGCTCCTCTCTGTGGCTGTACCACTTCACAGGGGGGAGAACCCTTTCGGTCCAGAGGGCTATCGTCTGCGTCTCCTCTGTTATGGCATCGCCTACTCACTTTCCCTCTGCTGCGCCTATTCATCCTTAACCTTCATCTCTCCCGGAAACGCCACAACAACCTGGCGCCTGGCAACCACAGCTCTGTCAGCGACACTGGCCTTCCTGCTCCTGGAGGAAAGGCTGGGATTGGCTGACGGGATCACCTTAGCTGCCGGGCTGTGTGGTTTGGGGCTTGTGTTACTTCCCACAGCAGATGAGAGCAACTCCGATTCACCAACTGACCCACTTGTGTTCTGGAGAGGTGCTTTCGGCTGGTCTCTTTCAGCACTTGCAGGACTGTGGATGGCCCTAGCGCTGGTTGGGTATCGCTCCCTGAAGGAGAGGGTGGGAGTTGGCACAGCTTTGTTCACAGTGAGCTGGACGGGCTGCCTGCTCGCTCCCGCTTCCTTGGCTCTGCTCCAGGAGGGCTGGTCCTGGCCTATGAGTGGCACAGCTTGGGGCCTGATCCTGGGCCTGGTTGCCTGCTCGGTAGCAGCCTTCCTGGGGATGACGCACGCCCTTACGCGACTCCACCCAGCTCTGGTGTCCGCCTCTCAGAGCCTGGAGGTACCTGTTGCCATGCTGCTGCACCTGGCCGTGTTGCCATTGGTTCCCACTGCGCCTGAGGTCGTCGGGAATGCGATGGTCATACTGAGCGTTAGCTGGCTGGTGGCGATGAAGCTGCTCCCCTCTCGAGGGGGCGGGCGGCGCCAGAGGGAGGAGTATGAGGAGATTCTGGACTCGCCCATCAAATAG